Proteins encoded together in one Solanum lycopersicum chromosome 7, SLM_r2.1 window:
- the LOC138337201 gene encoding two-component response regulator ARR14-like: MTVNSVEVALGGLRSSGLSFDLLLTDIHMLKMDVFQFHQDIAEEFDIPICFMSNDKKDSTLIKGLDNRAVFFILKPITQDGINYLWNYATSLGKKKHKGKQVVQVFEENTNEKILNELIDIESSSSVSKKDKSIRKYDDVENKDYSSQRAKRSNTLWRDPLHSKFVEVVDILDACPKKVHELMNMPELSKTQIASHLQKYRLTLDKKSNPEVVLDSSKTISGNANQLSITTDHISALAPQIMTNNLNNAGPDTEPDLRNFMSNYEKDRSFSNILSRHLNQKPCKLQGNHEGINADGISLQLGNVLPNSNLEQEIYGGVTAEDALFDHFDVPSKLEIGVIFHTLHLVNEHFAIK, translated from the exons ATGACAGTGAATAGCGTAGAAGTTGCTTTGGGTGGCCTTAGAAGCAGTGGCCTCTCATTTGATCTTTTGCTCACTGATATCCACATGCTTAAAATGGATGTCTTTCAATTTCACCAAGACATAGCTGAGGAATTTGACATTCCCATTTGTT TTATGTCAAATGATAAGAAAGACAGTACACTTATCAAAGGACTTGACAATAGAGCTGTTTTCTTCATACTGAAGCCCATAACACAAGATGGTATAAATTATTTATGGAATTATGCCACCTCATTGGGAAAGAAGAAGCATAAAGGAAAACAAGTTGTACAAGTGTTTGAAGAAAACACTAATGAGAAAATCCTCAATGAGCTAATTGATATTGAATCTTCGTCTTCCGTTAGTAAGAAGGACAAATCTATCAGAAAATATGACGATGTTGAGAATAAAGACTATTCATCTCAACGAGCCAAGAGGAGTAATACCCTTTGGAGGGATCCCCTTCACAGCAAATTTGTGGAAGTTGTTGATATACTTG ATGCTTGTCCCAAAAAAGTTCATGAACTTATGAATATGCCTGAGCTGAGTAAAACACAGATTGCTAGCCACCTCCAG AAATATCGTTTGACCTTGGATAAAAAATCTAATCCAGAAGTGGTTTTGGATTCGAGTAAAACCATATCTGGTAATGCTAATCAATTGTCAATAACGACTGACCATATTTCAGCTTTAGCTCCACAAATTATGACAAATAATCTCAACAATGCTGGCCCTGATACTGAGCCTGATCTTCGAAACTTCATGTCTAATTATGAAAAAGATAGAAGTTTTTCTAATATATTAAGTCGACATCTTAATCAGAAGCCTTGTAAATTG CAAGGAAATCATGAAGGTATTAATGCTGATGGAATATCGTTACAACTTGGTAATGTTCTTCCAAATTCGAATTTGGag CAAGAAATCTATGGAGGTGTTACTGCAGAGGATGCATTGTTCGATCATTTTGATGTTCCCTCAAAATTAGAGATTGGGGTAATTTTTCATACTCTTCATTTGGTCAATGAACATTTTGctataaagtaa